The Solea senegalensis isolate Sse05_10M linkage group LG11, IFAPA_SoseM_1, whole genome shotgun sequence genomic interval ATGCTGAGCAGATGAAGGTCTTTGAGAGGGTGCCGTCCTCTGTTCGCAAGGTAAATTCCCACTGTCCGTCTTTTGTGCAGGAGAAATTCAGATTTTTGACCATAAATGTTCCATAATTTCTGAAggataaaataaacaaggacTAAACAAACTGTTCTTAAGAGAATGAATAACATTAATGCCTTAtccctgttttctttcttccaggTGGTGGTGGCTACAAACATAGCGGAGACCTCCATCACTATAAACGGAATTGTATTTGTCATCGACTGTGCATTTGTAAAGCTGCGAGCATACAATCCGTCCACTGCCATCGAATCCCTGGTGGTCACCCCCATCTCTAAAGCTTCAGCCAGTCAGAGGGCTGGACGAGCCGGACGTAACCGTCCCGGGAAATGCTTCAGACTTTACACAGGTAAGTgtgagtttgttgttttgttcctgTCGTCCTGTCACTCTTTATCTTTCCCTTGCTGTGTTATGTCTTATTGCCTCTGGTTTCTTCTCCTTCAGAGGAGGACTTTGAAAAACTGCCTGTCGCCACCGTGCCGGAGATGCAGCGCACCAATTTGGCCCCTGTTATCCTGCAGCTCAAAGCGTTAGGCATCGACAACGTGCTGCgcttctgcttcctctctgtGAGTCGCTCGCTGTGCTGTGTTCAGGCCACTGTGAAGGACAACTGCACAGAAAGGCCTCTTAAAAACCACAACATGAACGCGCAcattgtctgtttgtctctcttcattctgtctttaagaataaatattgtttttgttgaatttaaCAGCCTCCTCCAGCTCAGACTATGGTTCAGGCTCTGGAGCTGCTTTATGCCCTGGGAGGTAAGAAACTCTGGTGACGTTAATTGCTCCCTTTTAAAGAGATAATCCAAGGTTCTTTTGGATTGTGATTGTGCGAGATGACTGCACAAGATAGACAGGTTCACTCTTAGTGAAAACATGCCATGCCAAAAGTATATTTGGTGCTTTTAGACAGCCTTGTCTGACTGCAAATGCtcacttcctgcaccaaattccatagaaaaaaatcagcatttttaactGATGGGCACTCGGGAGTTGCTGGTCGAATGCTGGCTTGTTTGacgagtttgtgtcacttgggtaaatctgaatgaaatcTGATTTGAACCATTTTTAACCAATCAAATAACACAGTTGGACTTTTCATGGAGCCAGTGGTAAATCATCTCCCATGTGTGCTGTtttgtaaaattgctgattttctctatagattttggtgtgggttttcaaagcgacacaaacttcagttgcCAGGTTGGAAAGGCTGTCAAACGGCAAGataaagattctttttttttaatttaattgagaGTAAACCtgctttttccttgtgtcaGTCAGTGCTGAATATGTGCCAGTAACTCATACCATCACACCAAAACACCTGAAAAACAGTCATTCGTCCTAAACTGTGTTTTGGCTAAGTTGTTCTCACACAATCGTAACCGAGTCCGTCGGCAGGTCTGGACCATTACGGCCGTTTGACTGATCCGATGGGCATGCGCATGGCGGAGTTCCCACTCAGCCCCATGTTTGCCAAGATGCTCCTGGAGTCGGGAAACTTCGGCTGCTCCAAAGAGATCGTTACCATAGCAGCGATGATGCAAATCCAGAATATATTTGTTGCGCCGGCCAATCAGAAGAAAGCTGCCGTAAGTGGAAAAACAGAatcatgtgatgtgtgtatATTTGACAGAACAATTGCATCATATTTTTTCGCCATCACACGCTGCAGGCCAGAGAGCACAGGAAGTTTGCAGTCGCTGAGGGAGACCACCTCACCATGCTGAACGTCTATGAAGCATTTATCAAGGTAAAGTGGAGCTATATGGCTTAATGGCGGCCCACGGGTCATGTCTGGTCTGTGAGAGCCAGGCGTCTGGACTCTGACACACATCCGTGCAGCACTAAGCCTGAAAATCCACAATTACTGTCTTTTCAACCACTAGTTATTTCATTACGACTGCCcagaattgtatttattatttataaggGGTGGGGAAAAACACCAACATTCTTAGGGCCAAAATAGGCGTTATGAAAAGGCAGAATTCTGAAGTGCAGCGTGCCGTCACCCCGACACTTTATGGGGAGCACATAACAAAGAAGCATGGAGCTGAGAAACGGCGGCGCTATTTCACTGACATGGCGACCGCGACACTCGACAACGAAACCCAAACGGCCTCACGGGTGAAAGAGGGTAGAGTAGAAATGACGTGATGCTCGGACATCTGTTGCCACCGTGTCGTACATCACTGTAACTGTGCACTAATGTCACATGTGCTCCAAACAAGAGCACACAGGTGCTGATGTTGCAGAGTCGTTCAAATATATTGCACGTACATACAACATACATGGATGTTCCTAAATCGTACACACTGTACCTCTGTAAGGTATCTGTCTTAATGTCCGTCTACCTGTGTAAAAGGATATAATGTTGAATGTACTCTTCCCTCACTGCAGCACCAGAAGAGCTCCCAGTGGTGCCAGGAACATTTCCTCAATTACAAGGGTCTGCTGCGCTCCGTGACTGTACGAGAGCAGCTCCGACGTCTCATGAACAAGTTTAAGGTGCCGCGGACTTCAAGTGAAGGTGAGTGCACGTGTTCACTGTGTgcaataatgtgtgtttgttcacaaCACGACTCACGCGGCTGTTGATATGAGTTCACGCTCAAATGCAATAATGGCGCGTTTGGCCACCAGCTTGACTCAACTGTGTTACAGGTGACCCTGATGTGATCCTGAAGTGCATCGTATCTGGGTTTTTTGCCAATGCCGCTCGCATTCACCACTCTGGATCTTACAGGTGAGAGACGTTTAACCTTCCCAAGTAAACAtactagtgctgtcagttaaacacGTTATTAATGGCGTTAACGCGAATCCCATTTTAGCGGcgtcagttttttttattgcgaGATTAACATTCTTTGTGGCctagcaaactttgtagttttttttcacatgctgttgcaacaactagtagcattagaaaaactacaacaccacaccggatctaaacaacacaacaggcacgttgcacacacttgtttgggctAACGTTAGGTTTTGTGTGCGGGCTCTCAGTATCCAACACAGCCTGACTCCGTCTGCGTTGAAGAACGACActtctcttattattgtgctgctCTCACAATAAGATGAATGACTCAAAATGTGCAGGGTGACAGAGATaaaacagagataaaaaaaaacatgtgcacaaagcaagccgatccacttttctatgttgatcaGAGCATTACATTGAGagaaaataatgggacaaaaataaatcaaggggcatttataataaatagataaaaattgtgagttaaatatgacgttaaatattttaattgtttgacagcactaaaATTTActatttctttttcctgtttggTCAAATAACTCATCAATCTTCTTTTGCTAGGACTTTACGAGACGACCGCGAGCTTCACATCCACCCCAACTCTGTGCTTTTTGGAGAGAAACCTCCAAAATGGTGAGTGTTAAATCCTTACACATGATGCTGCTGGgattttgtacatttatttatttatttatttatttattctttagatttagcttttattttcgcacatttattataattaGTTGTGCAATGGACCACAATTAATCCATGATCCATATGGATCATGCCCCTCACTTGGACACGCATGTGGTCCATTGATCAGCTGTGTATTGATCTGAAAGGCAATGATGTTATGGAAAAACAAGCGGTCGTATGAAGCTGTGAGAGTCACAAATGTACAACAGGTACTGACAGGGGCAGTAGCAGAGTAGAAGCTGGAGAGGCTCCCAGTCTCCATAGATATGTATAAATTAGTATTTTGAAATTCACATCAGTGAGAACATTCATTGTCTTGAATTGCGTCGTTTCTTATAAGACTTTATTTAGATTAGATAGAGTGGAACCTGTGATCCGTTGCACCTCTCATTCTAATGAATATATGCAGGTattttttattccctttttaacttttaactgcTCTTAGTGAcgacagtaaaacaaacaaagaaactatCTGGATTGTGTTTTCTCTAAAGAGACATTTCTCTTGCATCGcgtttcagtcatttttgcCGTCGTAAAcgtgaaaaaaagtcagttttcccccgccactcagtgtggcagcccactgctcctaattctaggatgggtcaaaatgcagaggaatactttccctaaggggattaataaaaaaactaactttaaaactAACTTTAATTTCTCTTGACACTGATCCAATTGAGTCCTTATTTTGTGAGTCAGTTGTTCCATATCATGTATTTCAGTCATAATTTCCAGTCTTTCTTCCTGTGTTGGTACAGCTATTCATCTTCAGAGATATTCTGaagattatttttatgtttacataAATTGTATTCCCTCCTTCTCTCCGTTCTGTACAAATCTTTATCTTCTTTGTTCAGCTTTTGTTGTCCCCATTTGTCACTGTGTGGGAAACCAAAGTCTCCTGTTTCCctgtatttgcacacacacacacacacacacacacacacacacacacaaacttggcCTGTGAAGGTGATTCTGATTGTGTCTCCTGTCCAGGGTCGTCTATAATGAAGTGGTGCAGACATCAAAATACTACATGCGTGATGTGACCGCTGTTGAGTCGTCGTGGTTGGTGGAGTTGGCTCCTCACTTTTACAAGCAGGCGAAGGTAGGTCAAAGAAACTCCCTCcacttttgttattatttggcTGAAAAGGTCTGTTAGCGAAGCTGAAACCCCGGTTACTCTCTATCCCTTTGTTAGAGGGAGAGTTGgggatttatttttacttatgATCAGATTATACAATTTAAGGCGATCGGTCGTGACCGACACATTTCCAGTGTCAGACTCGAATATGAACTTCTGTAACGTGGAGTGTAACGGCATTGATCGTCGTTTTTGTCGGCGTTTCTTTGGAGCGAGAATCCGCGTTCGGCAGGCGCGCCGGACACGTGAATTATGGTGGCGATCTTCCCCGGCTTTGCCCCAGTCCGGGTACATTTCCCCAAAAATCCCTTATGACTATTTCACAAGCAGTTTGGAAATTCAGCCCTCCGTACCCACACAGAGCTGTCATCAGTTGGGCGTCCGAGCTACGAAAtcggtcacatgaccacagaaacagagaactctcgacaagacaaaaaaaacaagaaactctTTTATAGTTAGGTTCACATGTTAACATATCTCATAGGTATCTGAATATTTAATACTTATTAGTTGGCATTTTTTCCACTGGACATTTTGGCCTTtatcaaggttttttttgtaccGTTGAAATTCACATGACAACGAACAAAAGCCGGCATATACCGGCTAACTTAAACCCTGGTTCTGACGCGCCGTAAACATTGACTGTACACATAACTTACCTCACTTCCCTGCACTGAAGTctattgacaaaaacacaacgtgATTTTTTTACCTCGCAGCAATGCAGAAGTTGTCTACCGCTGCCTCGattacaaagtgacaaaaccTTCAGTTTCCTGATGAAATAATCTGTCTGATAGTTGGATAAAGCAGTGAGCATATTCTTAATAGTGCTGGGCTGGGACGTATGGGAAAAGAATCTTATCAcgttacacctttttttttatatatataattgtatctcgataaatgtcacaatatggtttttaaataataacttaaaataTTGGGAGGCTCTATCCCAAAAGCTTTCTTTTGAGGTATTTGTGCTTTTCAAAGGAGAgtaacaatatactgtaaatatcaaatgtttatgtgatcataaaaaaatccagttattacctttcatttcagataatacctgctttatttctttggctttacAATGTTAAATAAGgatatgtgcgtgtgtttagAAATAAGGAAATTGCCTataaatatgacacaaataattaggcttaaatTTAAAGAAGTTAtcaagtgactttttaaaaaatatatatattttgtccattccatgtattttttaatctctctctctgtgtatatatacagtatatgtatatatatatatgtgtgtatataaaatatTGCGTGTATTTCACAGCCagggaaaagtcatcacagataatCACGACACGTCTCGTGTCATGACACAGATATAATATGCATATATTGTCCAGCCCTAATTCGTTCATGACATCCTCTGTGTTTCTTCCtggagtgaactttgaactttgaactctgTCGCCTCTTCTCATTTTCAGCACGGTTCACTTGCCAGCAAGAGATCCCGGGTCCTGTAAATGTCATCACCACAGCAAGACTCATTGAACTAAACGGGGAAAATCTCTCTCAAATAGCCACTGTGCCCGTCTCCATCTCACTGTATATAAAgatgtaaaatatttattttccataaaCGTTCACCTGCACAAGTCCGTCCCCCCTTCCCCCTTCCCCCACTCCCCCACACTTTGTGGCCATGCTAGAATAGGACCACGCAGATCTATTTTTTAGTACTGACCTTAACACATGTTTCCTttgaaagtgtttctttttggCAAAGATGTGTAGTTTCTATTTGAGAGTAAATGATGACGACTGTGCGCTGAGTCCAGGCTTTTCATTCGAGCATGGTCATGGGGTTCATTCATGAACATTCTTGTACATAGTCGGAGTGTCCTGAGGTCCAGGGAGCCACTCCTGTGCCATACTTGGTTTCTAGGCTtcgttattttttttaaactaccgATTTCATTTTTCCGTGGTGGAAAGTAAGTTGGAAAAAGGATGTTTCCCAGTGAGGGTCTGATGACGATGATTtaggttttttcttttgttgttttgcgcacacacatacattatttttataacGAGTGACGACAGAGGTAGTCCTAGACTCTTGGGGGGCCACGGGCAGAGAAGGTGATTAGGGCCCTAGTGTCATGGCTGTGTTTCCATTTCGGTGCCCATGTTAGCAAAACGGGTGTTCACACTGTATGAGTCACACACGCGcacgtctctctctcagttCCCAGCCAAatttgtcataaaatgtcaagGATGTCGACACGGTAGCACAAAGCGTGACATAAAATCTTTCCTTTTACACTAACTTTAGTGTCTAGACTAAatctgaataaatgaaaaactaatATGTTGTTAAAACTAGGGATGCTAGGGATATTTTTGGACTGCAGAGGGCTGCGGCctggtagtgaaatctgacacccGAGTGAGATGACCCTCACAATCACCCACAGAGAGAAAGGTGACGAAGCCACACCTCAGGtgtttataaaagggggaggagtctgggacaacaagcTTCAGGGGGTGACCAAAGTGTAGTACCAGTGATGCGAGCGTGGACTAAGAAAGCCAAtggcaaaatttgaatgcagtagctggtgtttgaccagagagggcagtagatacatgtttttttctttttaaatttcaatactttacataataaactgtgaagatttgcaccagGATAGATAAAACTCTGGGAAAATTAGTGcaggtcattttttaaattttttttaatctttgttttgAGTTGAAGTTTTTAATACATACAACATTCATTAATTTAGTGGAGTTGCAGCAACTTCTTCTTTCACAACTTCTTCCAGCATTTTTAAGGGCTGTTACACCGTTAAGGTTCATTTTGGTTAATTTGGAAAACTTCTTaagaggggaaaaataaaatcgTACAGTGAAAGTTTCCATGTGGATACGCCCTCAGTTGCTGCATGTGAACGGTCCCTTAatttgctcttttgttttgaataagTTCACTgtgattattcagttttaaactctttgttttgtgcagaatgtatatatattttcagaTATGGACAGAAGGAAgtgctttttcttattttttccaGTCAGATCTTTCACGAtactaatcataataatgatgatgatgatgatatgtaaggactgcttttattttgcaacCCTCATTTTTCCAGTCTGTATCAAACACAAAGCTACAGTGAAGCTCAGACGTAGTGGCCTTGTCACCACTCTGTGCCCGTTAATGCTTAATCAgcatatttcacatttcatttttttccggATGGAATGTGCAAATAACAGCCGAGCATTCGACAAGTGAAAAGCtgtgaaatcaaacaaaaaagaagaaaaaaaaaagtgccatttCTAGCTGCGATGACAACAGAAGTGCATTCAGGCGCTCAGCGTGTCCAGAGCCTCAAAGAAACAGTAGCATTTATCTAAATACAGCCATAGTAATTGCCTTTTTACCTTTTAAAGTTTAGGTTCGTCTCAGTCCTGAGCAAAGCCATATTGTACTTTTCTTCTTACCCACGCCATCTTCACGCTGGTGTTGTGGTAAAAATGGCCAGTTTTCACTCTTCACTCCTCACACGTACACTTGTCTTCAGTTGTTTAGTTGAGTCCGttacaagtttttttgtttgtcttcagagGTGTTTGGCCCTGAACGCATCAGAGAGCAGTATCAACGGTACAATCAGTGAGGGGTTACACTGTCACCCGGTCGTACTTCTGCCTGCATGATGTCTGTGTAGATCCTCATTCATCCATGTCATAATTATCCAAAAGCCAAAGAGTAGGAAGCAGCTGGTCTCGTGGAATTCTTCAAGGCGTTTCACCTCTCGCGAGGAAACAATCAATCATcaatctatatctatctatccatcgtctactgctttattgtccacatgagggtcgcggggctgctggtgccaatcccagctgacataatccccagtccatcatagggccaacaaatagagacaaacaacatccacacacatgCTGGTAGAACATGCAACCAGCGAGGCAACAGTGCCGGTCATGAAAGTTTTGAATTCAGAAAGGGGCCTATAAAAGGATtgaaattaaaggaatacttcccagatttgcatttagctttgtattactagaatagggctagtatttttgaaaagatTTAGCTTCactttcccctgagtcgagaaatatcttcattcatttctttgttacgtgtccaccagtgacacctggtccgaggcttgaaactgcaacgctaattccgcactttttagactgcacctcattcccagaatgtaaacagtgtccgccatctttgctaacagttatgctaacaggataCAGGATACAGGATACACTAACAGGACGCATGCAAAGCTAAAtccaaatcggtgaagtattcctttaagtaaatGTTTTGGAAAACGGCCCAGTCCAATCCGTAAACATACTGGATTTAAAACTGCATGAACGTCACTCAATTGCGTTCCGAGATACTCGATCTGTTGACCACAAGTTGTATTTTTGCTACAAAGCCTGTGCTCGAGCTAGTGCGTCAAAGTGAGAGAGCGTCATTGTAACTGCAGCAGCAACTACTTCAGTTGAAAATGAATTGGTTAAAATGATGTGGCACTGTAAaatttactgtaaaatatactgtaaaacatCTGTATTCCATGCTTAAAATACAGTTccatttctttggctttttatttttttttttttttaacaacaaccTTTTAAAAACCAGGAAAGGTAATCACAGATATCTCATCACAATATGacgatatccaaaatctaagaccatattttctgtcatgtcaCGATATAGAGTAGATATAATATCGTCATATTTCCCAGCCTGAGGTGAAACCTTCAGGAAATCCACGGCTCCAGTTGCGACTGATTGACGGACCTTTGGATTCTGCCTGCATGGTCTTTTTCTGTAGAACTCGTGGAGGTCACAGTGTAGAGTTCCGTGAACCTGTAATCCACACTCGCACTGACACGCGCCGTCACGTAGATTAAATAAACCAACTCAAATTAGATGGATATACAAATGTACCACAAGTACCTTCTGCATGTGAACCAGTACACTGATGTAGACATACAGTATTACGCTTGACCGACTCATTGCAGACCAAGCCATTTTTGCGAGGAGACTCGTCGACGCTCATTTGTGCCGATAACTTGTGCAGCCACTGCAGTGAACTCTAGATTAAACTGTGTGATTGTTCACCTCacctctccatctcctcctcacaccctcaaataaataaaagccttaTTGTCATGCACTCAccagtctctctgtctttttgttttggtgtagCAGACGCgggtgctgtcacaggaagtaTGACTTTAACACATAACAGAGTGAGCTTATcagataatataaataaatgaaacaacatGACAGTAAAACCAGTGGCTGCAGTGTGAAAGGACGCCACGAGAGGGCAGCACAAGCTCTAAACTTGCTGTGACCTGCATCATGTTCTGACATAACCAGAGATAACGGACTGCAAGAGTAAAGATTtaataaaaggcaaaaacaatgtggatatttacatgtgttttgtattgttGAGGActcaggtgtacctaataaagtggctgaggagtctgtatttattttagtggCGGCTGTGACTGTTGTCCATCCATAAGCACAAAGGATATGGTCATTTTGGGTCAGAGGATGGAGCAGGTCagagtattaataataataataataataacaataataataaccttcATTTATATATAACTTCTCTAAACAACGAGTAGAGACACGGGtataaaatgataaaactaAATCCTAGGTTTTGTTAAAAATTGGTAACGTATTTTGTTAAACTACTGGCTgaggtgtatttatttattttttaaagttttgatTTAAAGGAAGCTACTGACTCTTCTTTTCTCTGGCAGGGaatgaatgtcttattattaccattataaAAATGATTGCTATTATTTGGATGTACTATATTctatgtatactgtataatatcACTGTCAGCTGTGCCTCAGCCACATGTTTTCATTACAACATAATATCAAGTGTTGGGTTGCATGTAATCGACGATGGggcccacatgtggcccgcgggccgtcAGCTGGACACCTCTGATCTAGAGGATCCAGACTATTAAATGCTTCGAAAGTGAACTGAGTGAACGAGCTTAAACTGGGTTGAACGTGACAGATAATTATGATgacggctgagttccatttagctgccTCAGTCTCAGGGTGCACGCTGCCGCTCACTGAACTTAAAAAAATGACCACCATGAAACAGACCAATTAAATCACTGTTCATTTGTTTGCACATAAGACTTTTTATGAGgctttaattttgttttgattgtttgttattttagtcGTTGGTCAGCGCCGCTGCCgcaggtcatgtgacatggaataaaaatgtttttttttaggagttttggaacataaataaatccatATATATGTGCAATAACAGTCCAGAGTTGCGCAGTCTCTGCTATACTTTACGTCTCATTCACATTATTGACTGATTATTTTAGAGTTGTTGAGTTCTGTAGATGTCCACTGGAGGGCAGTATAGGTACTGTCCCACCGTGGTCTTCATGGTAGAAGGTGAAGTTGCAGGTCAGCtgaaataagtgtgtgtgtgtgtgtgtgtgtgtgtgtgtgtttacagatgtTTTACGACcttccctctgtgtttgtggcaAGAGACTTTCAAATGAAGACGTATATGgcttcatttgtcatttgatatatatatatatatatatataaatatatatatataccaaacCTACtaaaattaaactaaaacagTTTCAATCTCAGTGattgtgtgtcgtgtgtgttaCATAAAACATTAATCATTCATCAATCCAAACAACTGTCTAAAAAGCCACATTAATTAATTTACTAAGAAATGCAGTGCTGGGAATGTTACTGCAATCCAAGCCACGTTCAATTAACAAATTTCTCATCTACTAATTGATTAAAATGACCAACTCTTGCAGTTCCacttacatttaaattgaaatgtttttatccaaagtgactcacaaaagaggaataagcaaAGGGCAAAGATCTCCAGCTCAAGTACAAAGCTATTTTTACAACCTTAGTTAAACTAATTAAACCCACTTTTCTTCATTGAACAGCTGATGACTTGGCCTTTtgaggaaataaaatgtaaaactataAAGTATGTagtctactgtgtgtgtgtgtgtaatctgtgCAACTGCAGGTTAGCGGGGCAGGAAAGGAAAGTTTGTACCTTctgtgttcatttctttttcagaaaGTGAAGAGAGTGAACATCCACGGGCAAATCTGTAGCCAAGTTAATTCTTTGGGAAGTGACCGCCCACCAGAAAGAGGTTTCGTAGTGTAAGATGTAACCGTTTTTTTGCCgaggaaatatttaaataatacatttaaagctgcagtgtgtgacttttgttCCAGTTTATTTATTGCTGCTGTTATTCTGGgctgatgtaacattatttgtacgctgtgtccttcatctgaaaacaggctctgtcactgagggagcgtttgtgtgtatacggcagcagagcaggggtgggcggagaCGAGCGGCATTTTTCTGAATGATTTAGTGAAACTTTTCATGGTCTCGACATAAAATgagccacttcctgtgtgcagcagcacagcagatTAGACActgagtcgtgtggagctggtCAGCATTGCGTGAACTCTTTTGACACTGATGGAATCGAAGGTTCCGACTTTTAAAGTCACGTTTAAGTTAATATTCACTCACTCGTTTCTTCTTGCTGTTCAAGAAGCCAGCCTGAGAATTTCCGCTAAGCCGTCGGCCAACGACGCGGAGACGTCAGTCGGTGTCTGCAAATGATAGCGTTTTATCATTGTTCGCTAAACCCGTTAAAACAgcggtgtcaaactcatttttgttcagggg includes:
- the dhx35 gene encoding probable ATP-dependent RNA helicase DHX35 translates to MAAPLSTMKFWKPGAEAPGISEERELNTETTGSPIFFNPHTALSIEKQRQKLPVFKHRNNILYLVESYQTVIIVGETGCGKTTQIPQYLLEAGWAAEGKVIGVTQPRRVAAISVANRVAEERGALLGHEVGYTIRFDDCSDPHATRIKFLTDGILVREMMADPLLKKYSVLILDEAHERTLYTDIAIGLLKKIQKKRRDLRLIVASATLEAKKFHDFFNLNESGDPNKDTCGILTVEGRTFPVDIFYTVSPVPDYVKATVETVMKIHETEEDGDVLAFLTGQEEVEKVVSLLQEQARSLSRYGMKKHLRILPMYSGLPYAEQMKVFERVPSSVRKVVVATNIAETSITINGIVFVIDCAFVKLRAYNPSTAIESLVVTPISKASASQRAGRAGRNRPGKCFRLYTEEDFEKLPVATVPEMQRTNLAPVILQLKALGIDNVLRFCFLSPPPAQTMVQALELLYALGGLDHYGRLTDPMGMRMAEFPLSPMFAKMLLESGNFGCSKEIVTIAAMMQIQNIFVAPANQKKAAAREHRKFAVAEGDHLTMLNVYEAFIKHQKSSQWCQEHFLNYKGLLRSVTVREQLRRLMNKFKVPRTSSEGDPDVILKCIVSGFFANAARIHHSGSYRTLRDDRELHIHPNSVLFGEKPPKWVVYNEVVQTSKYYMRDVTAVESSWLVELAPHFYKQAKHGSLASKRSRVL